The following coding sequences are from one Planctomonas sp. JC2975 window:
- a CDS encoding VOC family protein yields MSESIVTGILTVAIPTADADTALRFYTDVLGLTLERDLPASSTGPRWVTLGTGGPVSVSLWEPPAGADSVPRPTGIRFVTPDAADARQRIAASGAEVGELLQWPGVPAMFDARDLEGNEFVVMEALPRG; encoded by the coding sequence ATGTCCGAGTCCATCGTCACGGGCATCCTGACCGTCGCCATCCCGACGGCGGATGCCGACACCGCACTCCGCTTCTACACCGACGTTCTCGGCCTGACGCTGGAGCGAGACCTGCCGGCCAGTTCCACCGGACCGCGCTGGGTCACCCTCGGCACGGGAGGGCCGGTCAGCGTCTCGCTGTGGGAACCGCCGGCCGGAGCGGACTCGGTTCCGCGGCCGACGGGCATCCGTTTCGTGACGCCGGACGCCGCCGACGCCCGTCAGCGCATCGCCGCCTCCGGAGCCGAGGTCGGCGAACTGCTGCAATGGCCGGGCGTCCCTGCGATGTTCGATGCCCGCGACCTCGAGGGCAACGAGTTCGTCGTCATGGAAGCCCTGCCGCGGGGATGA
- a CDS encoding DUF1905 domain-containing protein → MAGMRYEFESVLVPWDARRELWVFAHVPVEIAEELDDAPLPRGGFNSIKVTATLGSSRWSTSIFPENNGTYALAIKKAIRTHEGVDLGDTVRIGIETEL, encoded by the coding sequence ATGGCGGGAATGCGGTACGAGTTCGAGTCGGTGCTCGTCCCCTGGGACGCGCGGCGCGAGCTGTGGGTGTTCGCCCACGTGCCGGTCGAGATCGCCGAGGAACTGGACGACGCTCCCCTGCCCCGCGGCGGATTCAACTCCATCAAGGTGACCGCCACCCTCGGCTCGTCCAGGTGGTCGACGTCGATCTTCCCCGAGAACAACGGCACATACGCGCTCGCGATCAAGAAGGCCATCCGCACGCACGAGGGCGTCGACCTCGGCGACACCGTGCGGATCGGCATCGAGACCGAGCTCTGA
- a CDS encoding VOC family protein: MIGTWDVLIVDCPDALSLARFYEELLPMQIVEEEPGWVMLASGPDSRPLLAFQQVEGDYGQPQWPGQDVPQQMHIDVRVDDMDVAEQQVLALGATKTGSDHETFRVYLDPAGHPFCLIKPND, encoded by the coding sequence ATGATCGGAACCTGGGATGTACTCATCGTCGATTGTCCCGACGCCCTGTCGTTGGCGCGGTTCTACGAGGAACTGCTGCCGATGCAGATCGTCGAAGAGGAGCCCGGGTGGGTGATGCTCGCCTCCGGACCGGATTCGCGTCCGCTGCTCGCGTTCCAGCAGGTCGAGGGCGACTACGGGCAACCGCAGTGGCCGGGACAGGATGTGCCTCAGCAGATGCACATCGACGTGCGCGTCGACGACATGGATGTCGCGGAGCAGCAGGTCCTCGCGCTCGGAGCCACCAAGACCGGCTCGGATCACGAGACGTTCCGGGTGTACCTGGATCCGGCCGGGCATCCGTTCTGCCTGATCAAGCCGAACGACTGA